TAGAATTTATTCTAATAAGGAGTCAGAAGGGACCGTCAGGAAATTATCTTCATTAACTTATGCTGGTAATATTGACTGTATCGGCGGCGTTGTTCTGGAAAACGAAGACGGGACAGTCAGGTTAGATTTCACATATGATTCAATCCTGAAAAACGTGTATGAGCGTTCATTGAAGCAGATATCTGATATATTATACGGGTGATGTTCGATGCGGCTTTTGGAGAGACTCTGGGGGAAAAAACCCTCACGAAAATCCGATAAAAAGAAAAAAGGCACTTCTAACTATGCTTATGCCGTAACCCGTGTTCGTGCGATGAAGAGTAAGCTGCTCCCAAAAGAAACGTATCCGCGGCTTCTCAATATGGGGATTGATGAAATTACCCGCTTTATCCAAGAGTCTGAATACAAAAACGACGTTGACGAACTGGCAATGAAATACAGCGGTGGCGATCTGGCAGAACATGCATTAAACAGGAATCTTGCGCTCACCTATGACAAGTTGCTCAGGATCACCTCAGGAGAATTGAACTACCTGATCACTGCATATCTTATGAGATATGATATCTGGAATGTAAAAACACTTCTCCGCGGTAAACTTTACAATGCATCCGTTGAGGACATCCTCGAGTCTCTGATCTCTGCCGGGGAATTTACCTATACCTTCTTGTCAGAACTTGCAGCCAAGCCCACATATCAGGAAGTCATTGATGCCCTGAAAGAAACCGATTATTATCCTCTGCTGCAGGAGTTTGACGGAAATAACCTGGCATACATAGAAAACGAGCTTGACAAGATGTACTATTCAAGCCTGTTTGCCGTAATCGGAAAACCAAGATCCAAGGACCGGAAGCTCTACGCCAGGTTCATCAAACTCGAAGTCGATGTTAAGAACCTGGGTACCCTCTTC
The genomic region above belongs to Methanosarcina horonobensis HB-1 = JCM 15518 and contains:
- a CDS encoding V-type ATP synthase subunit C, coding for MRLLERLWGKKPSRKSDKKKKGTSNYAYAVTRVRAMKSKLLPKETYPRLLNMGIDEITRFIQESEYKNDVDELAMKYSGGDLAEHALNRNLALTYDKLLRITSGELNYLITAYLMRYDIWNVKTLLRGKLYNASVEDILESLISAGEFTYTFLSELAAKPTYQEVIDALKETDYYPLLQEFDGNNLAYIENELDKMYYSSLFAVIGKPRSKDRKLYARFIKLEVDVKNLGTLFRLKKAGVEKSDEIMPLMIEGGLELKPEKLATLPYEQFIDELRKTDYWDAISSVAGLETASLTTVESRLTRFYLESATTYSHVSPISIVPIMDYIIHKNNEVNNLRIIFRGKEAGLDDTLIKDQLVVI